The proteins below are encoded in one region of Rubripirellula reticaptiva:
- a CDS encoding 4Fe-4S dicluster domain-containing protein encodes MNATQPLAHFLKLGDLQSLVDALLQQGFDVVGPTIEQNAIVYRSIRDVQSLPQGWSDHQEPAVYRIQKTQSQQRFRFNSSPDSWKRFFFPATSEIGTAKLAGDGWKFETPEEPTPRIALLGVRACDLAAIAVQDRVFRDNQYVDAAYKRRRSAALIVAVNCSTAASTCFCTSMGTGPECESGFDLLLTETPSGYVIRPGSTRGEQLVGELPTTVATAAQTDHAKEESENARQQISKRFETDDVHDLLLGNLDHPHWNAVATRCLSCTNCTMVCPTCFCSSVEEVSNLAETEVSRVRQWDSCFNMGISYTAGGTVRADVRSRYRQWLTHKLATWQDQFDVSGCVGCGRCITWCPVGIDLTEEVASIRDEPQ; translated from the coding sequence ATGAACGCGACGCAACCATTGGCTCATTTCTTGAAGCTCGGTGATCTGCAGAGTCTTGTCGATGCATTGTTACAGCAAGGTTTTGATGTTGTCGGGCCCACAATCGAGCAGAACGCGATTGTGTACCGGAGTATCCGCGACGTGCAGTCGCTTCCGCAGGGATGGTCCGATCATCAGGAGCCCGCGGTCTACCGAATTCAAAAGACGCAGTCGCAACAGCGTTTCCGATTTAACAGCAGTCCCGACTCGTGGAAACGGTTCTTCTTTCCGGCAACGTCCGAAATCGGAACTGCAAAACTTGCCGGTGATGGATGGAAGTTCGAGACACCCGAGGAGCCGACACCACGTATCGCACTGCTGGGTGTGCGAGCTTGTGATCTAGCTGCGATCGCGGTGCAGGACCGAGTCTTTCGCGACAACCAATATGTCGACGCGGCCTACAAGCGTCGTCGATCGGCCGCGTTGATTGTGGCCGTCAATTGCTCGACTGCGGCCAGCACTTGCTTTTGCACTTCGATGGGGACGGGGCCGGAATGTGAGAGCGGTTTTGATCTGTTGCTAACCGAAACCCCGTCCGGCTATGTGATCCGACCCGGCTCGACCCGCGGCGAACAACTGGTTGGCGAATTGCCAACGACGGTTGCCACGGCGGCTCAAACCGACCACGCCAAGGAAGAATCTGAAAACGCGAGGCAGCAAATTTCTAAGCGTTTCGAGACCGACGATGTTCACGACCTACTACTCGGCAATCTGGACCATCCACACTGGAACGCAGTCGCCACGCGATGTCTGTCGTGCACGAACTGCACGATGGTGTGCCCAACTTGTTTTTGTAGCAGTGTGGAAGAAGTGTCGAATCTGGCGGAAACCGAAGTCTCACGCGTCCGGCAGTGGGATAGCTGCTTCAACATGGGGATCAGCTACACGGCTGGGGGAACCGTTCGTGCAGACGTACGAAGTCGATACCGCCAATGGCTAACGCACAAGCTTGCGACGTGGCAGGACCAATTCGACGTCTCGGGCTGCGTCGGTTGCGGTCGCTGCATCACTTGGTGCCCGGTGGGAATCGATCTGACCGAAGAAGTCGCGTCAATTCGGGACGAGCCCCAGTGA
- a CDS encoding class I fructose-bisphosphate aldolase has product MSDSIVDLLGENAASLLEHDCKTILREQLHVPGPDFLERIVCNTDRNQRVINNLARIFGHGRLAGTGYVSILPVDQGIEHSAGASFAPNPDYFDPENIVRLAIDGGCNAVASTFGVLGSVSRKYAHRIPFLVKINHNELLSYPNIYDQVMFGSVDRAYDLGAAAVGATIYFGSAESRRQIVEVADAFEHAHELGMATVLWCYLRNSEFKKDKDYHTSADLTGQANHLGVTLQADIIKQKLPTNNGGYNAIKFGKTSPLVYEKLTTDHPIDLCRYQVANCYMGRAGLINSGGASSGASDLAEAVTTAVINKRAGGTGLISGRKAFQRPMVEGIELLNRIQDVYLDNKITVA; this is encoded by the coding sequence ATGTCCGATTCGATTGTTGATCTGCTTGGCGAGAACGCCGCATCATTACTAGAGCACGATTGCAAGACGATCTTGCGGGAACAGCTGCACGTTCCGGGACCCGACTTTTTAGAACGCATTGTTTGCAACACGGATCGTAATCAACGGGTGATCAACAACTTGGCACGCATATTCGGTCATGGTCGTTTGGCGGGAACCGGTTATGTTTCGATCTTGCCAGTCGACCAGGGAATCGAGCACTCGGCGGGTGCTTCGTTCGCGCCCAACCCGGACTACTTCGATCCCGAGAACATCGTGCGTTTAGCGATCGACGGCGGTTGCAATGCGGTTGCGTCTACCTTCGGAGTTCTTGGATCGGTATCGCGAAAGTACGCGCATCGAATTCCGTTCTTGGTCAAGATCAACCACAACGAATTGCTTTCCTATCCGAATATCTATGACCAAGTCATGTTCGGCAGTGTTGATCGAGCCTACGATCTGGGCGCGGCGGCCGTCGGTGCGACAATCTACTTTGGATCCGCCGAATCGCGACGTCAGATTGTCGAGGTTGCCGATGCCTTCGAGCATGCTCACGAACTTGGTATGGCAACCGTGTTGTGGTGCTACCTTCGCAACAGCGAATTTAAGAAAGACAAGGACTACCATACTTCCGCAGACTTGACCGGGCAGGCCAATCACTTAGGCGTGACGCTGCAGGCCGATATTATCAAGCAGAAACTGCCAACGAACAACGGCGGGTACAACGCGATCAAGTTTGGAAAAACATCACCGCTGGTTTACGAGAAGCTGACGACGGACCATCCCATTGACTTGTGCCGCTATCAAGTCGCGAACTGCTATATGGGGCGCGCCGGGCTTATTAACTCCGGTGGAGCCTCGTCTGGAGCGTCGGACCTTGCCGAGGCCGTCACGACAGCCGTCATCAACAAGCGAGCCGGCGGAACGGGCCTGATTTCGGGTCGCAAAGCATTTCAGCGTCCGATGGTCGAGGGCATCGAGTTGCTGAACCGAATTCAGGATGTGTATTTGGACAATAAGATTACGGTGGCCTAA
- a CDS encoding PEP-CTERM sorting domain-containing protein (PEP-CTERM proteins occur, often in large numbers, in the proteomes of bacteria that also encode an exosortase, a predicted intramembrane cysteine proteinase. The presence of a PEP-CTERM domain at a protein's C-terminus predicts cleavage within the sorting domain, followed by covalent anchoring to some some component of the (usually Gram-negative) cell surface. Many PEP-CTERM proteins exhibit an unusual sequence composition that includes large numbers of potential glycosylation sites. Expression of one such protein has been shown restore the ability of a bacterium to form floc, a type of biofilm.) gives MPRLLSGLALGAIVLFATPSQAAIISEFAPDQPGIDGLQQRIELSGLPGMSFSGFVLGIGGESNRFGTVDTVSRISGTFDPNGLLVSTIGDLLDPSHTIVLVEDYDESAGPTDIDTNDDGIADNLSRLVGIQDAIGIADSMTDLSRLYGSQLGGQDFAFTGDQPQLVFRDASVGNWYAINNPPNGQVFDINASDVASSSTFNGNPFIDSFGAINPSVISAVPEPSTTLAIGTSFAICFIRRNRRRRSKTI, from the coding sequence ATGCCACGATTATTGAGTGGATTGGCCTTGGGAGCCATCGTCCTATTTGCAACACCATCACAAGCCGCAATCATCAGCGAGTTTGCGCCTGACCAGCCCGGCATCGATGGTCTTCAGCAGAGAATTGAGTTGAGCGGACTGCCGGGAATGAGCTTCAGCGGTTTCGTATTGGGAATCGGTGGTGAGTCGAATAGGTTTGGGACAGTCGACACGGTTTCAAGAATATCGGGAACATTTGATCCCAACGGGTTGCTCGTTTCAACGATCGGTGATTTGCTCGATCCCTCCCATACGATTGTCCTTGTCGAAGATTACGACGAATCAGCGGGGCCTACTGACATTGATACCAACGACGACGGTATCGCCGACAACCTAAGTCGTTTGGTAGGAATCCAAGATGCAATTGGAATCGCCGATTCGATGACGGACCTCTCCCGATTGTACGGTTCACAGCTTGGCGGTCAGGACTTCGCTTTCACGGGCGATCAACCTCAACTCGTCTTTCGTGATGCATCAGTGGGCAATTGGTACGCCATCAATAATCCTCCAAACGGTCAAGTCTTCGACATCAATGCGAGCGATGTTGCGTCAAGCAGCACGTTCAATGGGAATCCGTTCATTGACAGCTTTGGTGCGATCAACCCTTCGGTCATTTCCGCTGTGCCTGAACCGTCAACGACTCTGGCGATCGGGACCTCATTTGCAATATGCTTTATCCGCCGAAATCGCCGTCGTAGAAGCAAGACGATTTGA
- a CDS encoding Crp/Fnr family transcriptional regulator codes for MTPSRLRDVQLGCDLPEVDQQTIANHGRLIRLAEGETVFREGERHSWVYWIVDGSVALEMTTGGTAPMSLLTLGRADLLAWSTMLGNRRMISTATATSPVELLAFDANELRELCQSNHEIGYQIMTHVAKQLASRLLATRLQLLDLFSHPSECDQ; via the coding sequence GTGACGCCAAGTCGATTGCGGGACGTTCAACTTGGATGCGACTTACCCGAGGTGGATCAGCAGACCATTGCCAACCACGGCCGGTTGATAAGGCTAGCGGAGGGCGAAACGGTCTTTCGCGAAGGCGAGCGGCACTCATGGGTTTACTGGATTGTCGATGGCAGCGTGGCGCTTGAAATGACCACGGGCGGCACAGCCCCAATGTCACTATTAACACTCGGCCGAGCTGATTTGTTGGCGTGGTCCACGATGCTCGGCAATCGCCGCATGATTTCGACGGCAACCGCGACGAGCCCTGTTGAGTTGCTGGCCTTTGACGCTAACGAACTACGCGAACTCTGCCAGTCGAATCACGAGATCGGTTATCAAATCATGACTCATGTCGCCAAACAATTGGCCAGTCGTTTGTTGGCAACCCGGTTGCAGTTACTCGACCTTTTTAGCCACCCGAGCGAGTGTGACCAATGA